A genomic stretch from Candidatus Eremiobacteraceae bacterium includes:
- a CDS encoding PLP-dependent aminotransferase family protein — translation MVRNGVNKDAAQGTLQPVSFSGRDRRPLYQQLAEGIAAQIRDGVLGKGDKLPPQREMARSHGIALVTASQAYEVLAAEGLVESRTGRGTFVSFDPLEPMRFDRKPAAPATPADGVPLPAQSVGRWDPGIHRYATETRRVAAMQLLRSAVRPGAIAISAGHTAPETYPVADFAQCYARTFLDDPPEIHQYRADRGDETLRAFFAERLRARGADVGADDILIVSGAQQALSLVAETLLEYGCAAAAEAPTYFSALEVFDQRRVSWTNLAADEDGLIPASFAEACRRAGPRVAYINTAAQNPTGSYSARARHRKILEVARQGQVTIVEDQTCWPLSYDAEAPPPLIASDGDERVVVIESMSKLLMPSLRIGYIAAKGAALNALYAAKLRADSFTTTVAQRALLRFLESKAAARHLRATRFLYHRRRDALHAALLRVLPDGARAALPRGGLNVWVELPPQWSAMELFGYAAQEGVVFLPGQPFYPTAPAINTLRMSFGKLPEEHAGEAMARFGRAVRAYASARKRHHGEHMDSTAAAAV, via the coding sequence ATGGTACGTAATGGTGTCAATAAGGACGCAGCCCAAGGGACGCTGCAGCCCGTCAGCTTCTCCGGCCGCGACCGCCGGCCGCTCTACCAGCAGCTCGCCGAGGGCATTGCCGCGCAGATCCGCGACGGCGTGCTGGGCAAGGGCGACAAGCTTCCGCCGCAGCGCGAGATGGCGAGGTCGCACGGCATCGCGCTGGTGACCGCCAGCCAGGCGTACGAGGTCCTCGCCGCCGAGGGGTTGGTGGAATCGCGCACCGGGCGCGGCACTTTTGTGTCCTTCGATCCGCTCGAACCGATGCGCTTCGATCGCAAGCCCGCTGCGCCGGCGACGCCGGCGGACGGCGTGCCGCTGCCCGCACAATCGGTCGGGCGCTGGGATCCGGGCATCCATCGCTACGCGACCGAAACGCGCCGCGTCGCGGCCATGCAGCTGCTGCGCTCGGCGGTGCGTCCGGGCGCGATCGCCATCTCGGCGGGCCACACCGCACCCGAGACCTATCCGGTCGCCGACTTCGCGCAGTGCTATGCGCGCACGTTCCTCGACGATCCGCCGGAGATCCATCAGTATCGCGCCGATCGCGGCGACGAGACGCTGCGCGCGTTCTTCGCCGAACGGCTGCGCGCCCGCGGCGCCGACGTGGGCGCCGACGACATCTTGATCGTGAGCGGCGCGCAGCAGGCGCTCAGCCTGGTCGCCGAGACGCTGCTCGAGTACGGCTGCGCCGCAGCTGCCGAAGCGCCGACGTATTTCTCCGCGCTCGAGGTGTTCGACCAACGCCGCGTGTCGTGGACCAATCTCGCGGCGGATGAAGACGGTCTGATCCCGGCCTCGTTCGCCGAGGCATGCCGGCGCGCCGGCCCTCGCGTCGCGTACATCAACACGGCGGCGCAGAATCCGACGGGCTCCTATTCCGCTCGCGCGCGCCATCGCAAGATCCTCGAGGTCGCGCGCCAGGGCCAAGTCACGATCGTCGAGGACCAGACGTGTTGGCCGCTCTCGTACGATGCGGAGGCTCCGCCGCCGCTGATCGCGTCCGACGGAGACGAGCGGGTCGTCGTCATCGAGAGCATGAGCAAGCTCCTCATGCCCAGCTTGCGCATCGGTTACATCGCGGCCAAGGGCGCCGCGCTCAACGCGCTCTACGCGGCCAAGCTGCGCGCCGACTCATTCACCACGACCGTCGCGCAGCGCGCGTTGCTGCGCTTCTTGGAATCGAAAGCCGCCGCGCGCCACCTGCGCGCGACGCGATTCCTCTACCACCGGCGGCGCGACGCCCTGCACGCAGCCCTGCTGCGCGTGCTGCCCGACGGCGCGCGCGCGGCGTTGCCGCGCGGCGGTCTCAACGTCTGGGTCGAGCTGCCGCCGCAGTGGTCGGCGATGGAGCTGTTCGGCTACGCGGCGCAAGAAGGCGTCGTGTTCTTGCCCGGCCAGCCGTTCTACCCGACCGCGCCGGCGATCAACACGCTGCGCATGTCGTTCGGCAAACTTCCTGAAGAACACGCCGGCGAAGCGATGGCGCGTTTCGGGCGCGCCGTGCGCGCGTATGCATCGGCGCGCAAGCGCCACCACGGCGAACACATGGACTCGACGGCCGCCGCGGCGGTCTAG
- the moeB gene encoding molybdopterin-synthase adenylyltransferase MoeB, which translates to MATQTSTFTPQELARYGRHLILPEIGQDGQRKLKEARVLLVGAGGLGSPAALYLAAAGVGTLGIVDYDRVELSNLHRQVLHGTSMTGRSKVDSAVRTIAEINPNVAVEGHDVQIDSGNAFELLRSYDIVVDGSDNFATRYLVNDACVLSGKPSVYGSVYRFEGQASLFDARLGPCYRCVFPEPPPPGAMPSCAQAGVLGVLPGIIGLIQATETIKLICGVGESLLGRLLLFDALEMRFRELKLRKDPNCPVCGEHPTITALVDYDKLCGDAPIARNGDVDDFELTVAQLKAKLDAGERIELLDVRRPDELAVAALPYTRWIEMRELGERMGELDKASQIVVYCHSGMRSARATHMLRQAGFENVKNLAGGIDAWSLEIDPTLPRY; encoded by the coding sequence ATGGCAACGCAGACGTCCACGTTCACCCCGCAAGAGCTCGCGCGCTACGGCCGCCACTTGATCCTGCCCGAGATCGGACAGGACGGCCAGCGCAAGCTCAAGGAAGCGCGCGTGCTGCTGGTCGGCGCAGGCGGTCTGGGATCGCCCGCGGCGCTCTATCTCGCGGCCGCCGGCGTCGGCACGCTCGGCATCGTCGACTACGATCGCGTGGAGCTTTCCAATCTTCATCGCCAGGTGCTGCACGGCACGAGCATGACCGGCCGCTCCAAGGTCGACTCCGCCGTGCGGACGATCGCGGAGATCAATCCGAACGTCGCCGTGGAAGGCCATGACGTCCAGATCGACAGCGGCAATGCGTTCGAGCTGCTGCGCTCGTACGACATCGTGGTCGACGGCAGCGACAACTTCGCGACGCGCTATCTGGTCAACGACGCGTGCGTGTTGTCGGGCAAACCGAGCGTCTACGGTTCTGTCTATCGCTTCGAGGGCCAAGCGTCGCTGTTCGATGCGCGCCTCGGTCCGTGTTATCGCTGCGTCTTCCCGGAGCCGCCGCCGCCCGGCGCGATGCCGTCGTGCGCCCAGGCCGGCGTGCTCGGCGTGCTGCCCGGCATCATCGGGCTGATCCAGGCCACCGAGACGATCAAGCTCATCTGCGGCGTGGGCGAATCGTTGCTCGGGCGGCTGCTGCTGTTCGACGCGCTTGAGATGCGTTTCCGGGAGCTCAAGCTGCGCAAAGATCCGAATTGCCCGGTGTGCGGCGAGCATCCGACGATCACCGCGCTCGTCGACTACGACAAGCTCTGCGGCGACGCGCCGATCGCGAGGAATGGGGACGTGGACGATTTCGAACTGACCGTCGCGCAGCTCAAGGCGAAGCTGGATGCGGGCGAGCGCATCGAGCTGCTCGACGTGCGCCGGCCCGACGAGTTGGCGGTCGCCGCGCTGCCATACACCAGATGGATCGAGATGCGCGAGCTCGGCGAGCGCATGGGCGAGCTCGACAAAGCTTCTCAGATCGTGGTCTATTGCCACTCGGGCATGCGCAGCGCGCGGGCGACGCACATGCTGCGTCAAGCCGGCTTCGAAAACGTGAAAAACCTCGCCGGCGGCATCGACGCGTGGAGCCTAGAGATCGATCCCACGCTGCCGCGATACTAG
- a CDS encoding FAD-dependent oxidoreductase, which yields MAPTELRCDVAVVGAGPAGASVALRLARRGADVILMERSRMPRTKVCGEYLSPATLASLATLGLLECVRARAHALASLRISGFGIAPVLMRLPGQGGLAIARSDLDTLVADEASKAGARVVLGTYVTAIENDDGIIASYRDAAGEMHHIAARALVGADGAWSAVAQRTRMAGRQRRGGRWAVGGHLETPSESDEVEMFVGQDGYYARNPLGGGLTNVMLVLPEPLGDDQADAAARRLSDGRCGLRLDALQRRVAVGPLAYRASTQIARRIVLAGDAAELFDPFLGQGIALALELSEASADAATALAMGGDWRVTAQRYVSVRAAAVRRTRIIARAVDSLLRVRWLRGRAARKLARRPELADQLLEVVAGSVPDSRRLALVWDLIA from the coding sequence ATGGCACCGACGGAGTTGCGGTGCGACGTCGCCGTGGTGGGTGCGGGCCCCGCCGGTGCGAGCGTCGCGCTGCGCCTGGCTCGCCGCGGCGCGGACGTGATTCTGATGGAACGCTCGCGCATGCCGCGCACCAAGGTATGCGGAGAGTACCTCAGCCCGGCGACGCTCGCGTCCCTCGCAACCCTAGGACTGCTCGAGTGCGTTCGAGCTCGCGCTCACGCGCTCGCGTCGCTGCGCATCTCCGGCTTCGGCATCGCGCCGGTACTGATGCGGCTTCCCGGCCAGGGCGGCCTTGCGATCGCGCGATCCGATCTTGACACGCTAGTTGCGGATGAGGCTTCGAAGGCCGGTGCACGCGTGGTGCTCGGAACGTACGTGACGGCGATCGAGAACGATGACGGGATCATTGCGAGCTACCGCGATGCCGCCGGCGAAATGCACCATATCGCCGCCCGCGCGCTCGTCGGCGCGGACGGCGCGTGGTCGGCCGTCGCACAACGCACCCGCATGGCCGGCCGCCAGCGGCGCGGTGGGCGCTGGGCGGTGGGCGGCCATCTGGAAACGCCGTCCGAGAGCGACGAGGTCGAGATGTTCGTGGGCCAGGACGGCTATTACGCGCGCAACCCGCTGGGCGGCGGATTGACCAACGTCATGCTCGTCCTTCCTGAGCCGCTCGGCGACGACCAAGCCGACGCCGCGGCGCGCCGCCTGAGCGACGGACGCTGCGGCTTACGGCTCGACGCGCTGCAGCGGCGGGTCGCGGTTGGTCCGCTCGCGTATCGCGCGAGCACGCAGATAGCACGGCGCATCGTGCTCGCCGGCGATGCGGCCGAGCTCTTCGATCCATTCCTGGGCCAGGGCATCGCGCTCGCGCTCGAGTTGTCCGAAGCGTCCGCCGATGCGGCGACGGCGCTTGCGATGGGTGGGGATTGGCGCGTCACGGCCCAGCGCTACGTCTCCGTGCGCGCAGCCGCGGTGCGCCGGACGCGCATCATCGCGCGCGCCGTGGACTCGCTGCTTCGCGTGCGCTGGCTGCGCGGACGCGCGGCGCGCAAGCTCGCGCGTCGGCCGGAGCTTGCCGACCAGTTGCTCGAAGTCGTGGCCGGTTCGGTCCCGGATAGCCGCAGGCTCGCGCTGGTGTGGGATCTCATCGCATGA
- a CDS encoding (Fe-S)-binding protein yields MDAAVAPRRYASGERVALFLPCYGDLIFPDVGRAMVALFARLGVPLDYPLEQTCCGQPAFNAGHKGEALAVARRFAQVFDGYDWIVVPSGSCGAMCRVFYPTLDPALAGVGARVFELSTFLVDALGVVDVGARFPHTIVYHDGCHARRELKVGDAPLRLLRAVKDARLVDLGAPDECCGFGGLFSVKFDELSASMGEAKCANVRASGAEVLVSGDSSCLMQIGGLLARDPSTRTIRTLHLAQVLAAT; encoded by the coding sequence ATGGACGCCGCAGTCGCGCCGAGGAGATACGCGAGCGGAGAGCGCGTCGCGCTCTTCTTGCCGTGCTACGGCGATCTGATCTTCCCGGACGTCGGACGCGCCATGGTGGCGCTGTTCGCTCGGCTTGGCGTGCCGCTCGACTATCCGCTCGAGCAGACGTGCTGCGGCCAGCCGGCCTTCAACGCGGGTCACAAGGGCGAGGCGCTTGCGGTCGCGCGCCGTTTCGCGCAGGTCTTCGACGGCTACGACTGGATCGTCGTCCCGTCCGGCTCGTGCGGCGCGATGTGCAGGGTGTTTTATCCGACGCTCGATCCTGCGCTTGCCGGCGTCGGCGCGCGCGTGTTCGAGCTGTCGACGTTCTTGGTGGATGCGCTCGGCGTCGTGGACGTCGGCGCGCGCTTCCCGCACACGATCGTCTATCATGACGGCTGCCACGCGCGCCGCGAGCTCAAAGTCGGAGACGCGCCGCTGCGCTTGTTGCGCGCCGTCAAAGACGCGCGCCTCGTCGATCTGGGTGCTCCGGACGAATGCTGCGGCTTCGGCGGTCTGTTCAGCGTCAAGTTCGACGAGCTCTCGGCCTCGATGGGCGAAGCGAAGTGCGCGAACGTGCGCGCGAGCGGTGCCGAGGTGCTCGTCTCCGGGGATTCGAGCTGCCTCATGCAGATCGGCGGATTGCTGGCGCGCGATCCCTCCACGCGCACGATCCGCACGCTGCATCTCGCGCAAGTGTTAGCGGCGACATGA
- a CDS encoding MIP family channel protein translates to MNRYIAEFVGTFVLMFVGIGTALYDGKTIGHVGISLAFGFTLLAMVYAIGSISGCHINPAVTIGLCVARKFAWSDSPGYIIAQLVGGTCGWGTLVLVLYASGKYDSSMAQAVANGFGDNSALGVGLIGAFLVEMIATFVLMFTILGSTSEGAPAGFAGIAIGVALAVANFVAIPITNASINPARSLGPALYAGGEYLSQLWLFFAAPIVGAILAALIWNLVGKRTAA, encoded by the coding sequence ATGAACCGTTACATCGCGGAATTCGTCGGGACGTTCGTGCTGATGTTCGTCGGCATCGGCACGGCGCTGTACGACGGCAAGACCATCGGCCACGTCGGCATCTCGCTGGCGTTCGGATTCACGCTGCTCGCCATGGTATACGCCATCGGATCGATCTCCGGCTGTCATATCAACCCGGCCGTCACGATCGGACTGTGCGTCGCCCGCAAGTTCGCGTGGTCCGACTCGCCGGGTTACATCATCGCCCAACTGGTGGGCGGCACGTGCGGCTGGGGCACGCTCGTGTTGGTCCTTTACGCCAGCGGCAAGTACGACTCGAGCATGGCGCAGGCGGTCGCCAACGGATTCGGCGACAACTCGGCGCTCGGCGTCGGGCTTATCGGCGCGTTCCTCGTCGAGATGATCGCGACGTTCGTACTCATGTTCACGATCTTGGGGTCGACTTCTGAGGGCGCGCCGGCCGGCTTCGCCGGCATCGCGATCGGCGTCGCGCTCGCGGTGGCGAACTTCGTCGCGATTCCGATCACCAACGCGTCGATCAACCCGGCGCGCAGCCTCGGCCCGGCGCTGTACGCGGGCGGCGAGTATCTCAGCCAATTATGGCTGTTCTTCGCCGCGCCGATCGTTGGCGCGATCCTGGCGGCGCTCATCTGGAACCTGGTCGGTAAGCGCACCGCAGCCTGA
- a CDS encoding SRPBCC family protein — translation MMHALRSIDIAAPPQRIYELAQDIGRWPALLPHYRYVTVTRETPRERIAVMAARRGWIPVRWETEQRLDPSTPRIEFTHLSGWTAGMEVAWTFAPIQGGTRVSIIHELDFKRIPVFGPWIGKRIIGDFFIQSIAGQTLARMKELAEATT, via the coding sequence ATGATGCATGCGCTGCGCAGCATCGACATCGCCGCTCCGCCGCAGCGCATCTACGAGCTCGCACAGGACATCGGCCGCTGGCCGGCACTGCTGCCGCACTACCGCTACGTGACCGTCACGCGTGAGACGCCGCGCGAGCGGATCGCGGTCATGGCGGCGAGGCGCGGTTGGATCCCCGTGCGCTGGGAGACCGAGCAGCGCCTTGATCCGAGCACGCCGCGCATCGAATTCACGCACCTTTCAGGCTGGACTGCCGGAATGGAGGTCGCGTGGACGTTCGCGCCGATCCAGGGCGGCACGCGGGTCAGCATCATCCACGAGCTCGATTTCAAACGCATTCCGGTGTTCGGCCCGTGGATCGGCAAGCGCATCATCGGGGATTTCTTCATCCAAAGCATCGCGGGCCAGACGCTCGCACGCATGAAAGAGCTAGCAGAGGCGACGACGTGA
- the pruA gene encoding L-glutamate gamma-semialdehyde dehydrogenase codes for MATVAHRISEFKNEPILDFKDPSNRQRAQAALASVRAGFGTTYDLIINGQRVRGSGTFDSRNPAKPSEIIGKLQKATQAQAREAVAAAEQAFLTWSKTPAQERAELLFKAAERVRRRRFELDALLVAEVGKSWPEADGDVAEGIDFLEYYAREMLRLAGPHPVTPVPGEKNAMMYIPLGVGVVIPPWNFAFAIMAGMTSAAVVTGNTVVLKPSSDSPVIAYKFVELLEQAGMPPGVVNLLTGSGSEIGDLLVEHPRVRFISFTGSKEVGLRVNQLAASPHPGQIWIKRVVAEMGGKDSIVVAADADLDAAVEGVAVSAFGFQGQKCSACSRAIVEAPVYDEFVKRLTQRVGSIAVGDPADPANYMGPVVNEGSRKKIEAYIEEGKKEGRLVAGGGRAPGDGYFVQPTVIADVKPDAKIAQEEIFGPVLAVIKAVDYDDALRIANNTEFGLTGAVYSKDQSKLERARDEFHVGNLYFNRKCTGAMVGAHPFGGFNMSGTDSKAGGPDYLLLFLQAKSVSEKVG; via the coding sequence ATGGCGACTGTCGCGCACCGCATCTCGGAATTCAAGAATGAACCGATCCTCGATTTCAAGGATCCGTCCAACCGGCAGAGGGCGCAAGCGGCCCTTGCGTCAGTCCGCGCCGGGTTCGGCACGACTTACGATCTCATCATCAATGGGCAGCGCGTGCGGGGATCCGGCACCTTCGACTCGCGCAATCCCGCCAAGCCCAGCGAGATCATCGGCAAGCTGCAAAAGGCGACGCAGGCGCAGGCGCGCGAGGCCGTCGCCGCAGCGGAACAGGCGTTCCTGACGTGGTCCAAGACGCCGGCGCAAGAACGCGCTGAGCTGCTCTTCAAGGCCGCCGAGCGGGTGCGCCGCCGCCGCTTCGAGTTGGACGCGCTGCTCGTGGCGGAGGTCGGCAAGAGCTGGCCCGAGGCCGACGGCGACGTCGCCGAAGGCATCGATTTCCTCGAGTACTACGCGCGCGAGATGCTGCGCCTCGCCGGACCGCACCCAGTGACGCCGGTGCCAGGCGAGAAAAACGCGATGATGTACATCCCGCTGGGCGTCGGCGTGGTCATCCCGCCGTGGAATTTCGCGTTCGCGATTATGGCCGGCATGACGTCGGCCGCGGTCGTGACCGGCAACACCGTCGTGCTCAAGCCCTCGAGCGATTCGCCGGTCATCGCGTACAAGTTCGTCGAGCTGCTGGAACAGGCCGGCATGCCGCCAGGCGTCGTCAATCTGCTCACCGGGTCGGGCTCGGAGATCGGCGATCTGCTCGTCGAGCATCCGCGGGTGCGCTTCATCTCGTTCACCGGCAGCAAAGAGGTCGGGCTTCGCGTCAACCAGCTCGCGGCGTCGCCTCATCCGGGCCAGATCTGGATCAAGCGCGTGGTCGCCGAGATGGGCGGCAAGGATTCGATCGTGGTGGCCGCCGATGCCGATCTGGACGCCGCGGTCGAGGGTGTCGCCGTTTCGGCGTTCGGTTTCCAGGGCCAGAAATGCTCAGCGTGCTCGCGCGCGATCGTCGAGGCGCCGGTGTACGACGAGTTCGTCAAGCGGCTGACGCAACGCGTCGGGTCGATCGCGGTCGGCGATCCCGCAGACCCGGCCAACTACATGGGTCCGGTCGTCAACGAAGGCTCGCGCAAGAAGATCGAAGCGTATATAGAGGAAGGCAAGAAAGAAGGCAGGCTGGTCGCCGGCGGAGGACGCGCGCCGGGCGACGGATACTTCGTGCAGCCCACCGTCATCGCCGACGTCAAACCGGACGCGAAGATCGCGCAAGAGGAGATCTTCGGTCCCGTGCTCGCGGTCATCAAGGCCGTGGATTACGACGACGCGCTGCGCATCGCGAACAACACGGAGTTCGGCCTCACCGGCGCGGTCTATTCGAAGGATCAGTCGAAGCTCGAGCGCGCACGCGATGAGTTCCACGTCGGCAACCTCTATTTCAACCGCAAGTGCACGGGCGCGATGGTCGGCGCGCATCCTTTCGGCGGCTTCAATATGTCCGGGACCGACTCCAAAGCCGGCGGACCCGACTATCTGCTGCTCTTCCTGCAGGCGAAGAGCGTGAGCGAAAAAGTTGGCTGA
- a CDS encoding LUD domain-containing protein → MTDGEAARAAILRAIKSALSGEPARELPAPAPVFPAQPADPVAMAESFRKELEALKGETIFVATPEAMPRALGLLLSQRGFNTAAVQNSTRVSAALAHVAGDRFFQAAGASSERIEAADCGIIEADALLADTGSIIAIFKNRGERLLPYLPRVCIAIADVSMLRPHMDDEALKHIYGAARDKSRGEGVIITGPSRSADIEKVLVLGAHGPAEVIVLIAGIQQA, encoded by the coding sequence GTGACGGACGGGGAGGCGGCGCGCGCCGCGATCTTGCGAGCGATCAAGAGCGCCTTGTCGGGTGAACCCGCGCGCGAGTTACCGGCGCCCGCGCCCGTGTTTCCGGCACAGCCAGCCGATCCAGTCGCGATGGCCGAGTCGTTCCGCAAGGAGCTCGAAGCCCTCAAAGGCGAGACGATCTTCGTCGCAACGCCTGAAGCCATGCCTCGCGCGCTCGGGCTGCTGCTGAGCCAGCGCGGGTTCAACACGGCGGCGGTGCAGAATTCGACCAGGGTGAGCGCGGCGCTCGCGCACGTCGCCGGCGATCGCTTCTTCCAGGCGGCGGGCGCCTCGAGCGAGCGCATCGAGGCCGCCGACTGCGGCATCATCGAGGCCGATGCGTTGCTCGCCGACACCGGCTCGATCATCGCGATCTTCAAGAATCGCGGCGAGCGGCTGCTGCCGTACCTTCCGCGCGTGTGCATCGCGATCGCGGACGTCTCAATGCTGCGTCCGCACATGGATGACGAGGCGCTCAAGCACATATACGGCGCGGCGCGCGACAAGTCGCGCGGAGAGGGCGTCATCATCACCGGTCCGAGCCGCTCCGCGGATATCGAAAAAGTACTCGTGCTTGGCGCGCACGGCCCCGCCGAGGTGATCGTCCTCATCGCTGGCATCCAGCAAGCGTGA
- a CDS encoding sulfurtransferase — MATTIAPTQTLVSTDWAQSHLDDQGLRFVEIDVDTTEYEKGHLPGAVGFNWQSQLNDPIRRDIPSKEEFEALLSSAGIGNDTTVVLYGDNNNWFAAFALWLLKYYGHDKVVLIDGGRKKWVAENRPLTTDVPSYPTTSYKIAKVDEKLRAKRDFVLETVRTHARNLVDVRSAPEFKGEIIAPPGMTETAQRAGHIPGAINVPWSQAVNEDGTFKSPDELRVLYTKAGLDPGKPTIAYCRIGERSSHTWFVLKYLLGLDDVINYDGSWTEYGNLIGVPIEKNV, encoded by the coding sequence ATGGCAACCACCATCGCACCCACGCAAACCCTCGTCAGCACCGATTGGGCGCAATCCCATCTCGACGATCAGGGACTGCGCTTCGTCGAAATCGACGTCGACACGACCGAGTATGAGAAGGGCCATCTGCCGGGCGCCGTCGGCTTCAATTGGCAATCGCAGCTCAACGATCCGATCCGGCGCGACATCCCGTCCAAGGAAGAGTTCGAAGCGCTGCTGTCGTCCGCCGGCATCGGCAACGACACGACGGTCGTGCTCTACGGCGACAACAACAACTGGTTCGCCGCGTTCGCGCTCTGGCTGCTCAAGTATTACGGACACGACAAGGTCGTGCTGATCGACGGCGGACGCAAGAAGTGGGTGGCCGAGAACCGCCCGCTGACGACCGATGTTCCCTCGTATCCCACAACGTCGTACAAGATCGCCAAGGTCGACGAGAAACTTCGCGCCAAGCGCGACTTCGTGCTCGAGACCGTACGCACGCACGCGCGCAATCTCGTCGACGTCCGCTCCGCGCCTGAGTTCAAAGGCGAGATCATCGCGCCGCCCGGCATGACCGAGACCGCGCAACGCGCGGGCCACATACCGGGTGCAATCAACGTGCCATGGAGCCAGGCGGTCAACGAGGACGGCACGTTCAAGTCCCCCGACGAGCTGCGCGTGCTCTACACCAAAGCGGGGCTGGATCCGGGCAAGCCGACGATCGCATACTGCCGCATCGGCGAGCGCTCGTCGCACACGTGGTTCGTTCTGAAGTATCTCCTCGGACTAGACGACGTCATCAACTACGACGGATCGTGGACCGAATACGGCAATCTCATCGGCGTCCCGATCGAAAAGAACGTCTGA
- a CDS encoding lactate utilization protein B, translating into MTRYDKRAVHADLTHPHGPLGLPQTMERIVADKHAAQTQVPWQELRARVHAIKEYAIANLDWLLVEFEKQFAARGGSVLWARSADEAAALFLDICRRHGVRSVVKGKSMVSEELDLNDRLEAAGIDAVETDLGEYIVQLAGQKPSHIIAPALHLSRQDIGRLFADKLGIKYTDDPQALLAAARTRLRRRYLEAGLGMTGVNFAIAETGTIVTVENEGNQALSASAPPVYVALMGIEKVIPRLADLPPFLHVLARAATGQKLSVYTHHFLGPEDGRTWYCIIIDAGRTAVLADPATRESLYCIRCGACMNVCPIYRRVGGWSYGWVYPGPIGSIETPQMIGLDKAGELPFASSLCGACQEECPVNIDLPHQLVHMRAKAVDAGAVGSGTERVAFKLWADAMASLAAYQRAARFARFGADTFGKIGWKPGLLGAWARHRDVPQLAPETFKEWWSKRS; encoded by the coding sequence ATGACGCGCTACGACAAGCGCGCGGTGCATGCCGACCTCACGCACCCGCACGGTCCGCTGGGTCTGCCGCAGACGATGGAGCGCATCGTCGCCGACAAACACGCAGCACAGACGCAAGTGCCCTGGCAGGAGCTGCGCGCGCGCGTCCACGCGATCAAAGAGTACGCGATCGCCAATCTCGATTGGCTGCTGGTCGAATTCGAGAAGCAGTTCGCCGCGCGCGGCGGCAGCGTGCTATGGGCGCGCAGCGCCGACGAGGCGGCGGCGCTCTTCCTTGATATATGCCGGCGCCACGGCGTACGCTCGGTGGTCAAGGGCAAGTCGATGGTGTCCGAGGAGCTTGACCTCAACGACCGCTTGGAGGCCGCCGGCATCGACGCGGTCGAGACCGATCTCGGCGAGTACATCGTGCAGTTGGCGGGTCAAAAACCGTCGCACATCATCGCCCCTGCCCTGCATCTTTCGCGCCAAGACATCGGCCGGCTGTTCGCCGACAAACTGGGAATCAAGTACACCGACGATCCACAAGCGCTGCTCGCCGCCGCGCGCACGCGCTTGCGCCGCCGTTACCTGGAAGCCGGCTTGGGCATGACCGGCGTGAATTTCGCGATCGCGGAGACCGGCACGATCGTCACGGTCGAGAACGAGGGCAACCAAGCGCTATCCGCATCCGCGCCGCCGGTGTACGTCGCGTTGATGGGCATCGAGAAAGTCATCCCGCGCTTGGCGGACTTGCCGCCGTTCCTCCACGTGCTCGCGCGCGCGGCGACCGGCCAGAAGCTGTCGGTCTACACGCACCATTTCCTCGGCCCCGAGGACGGTCGCACGTGGTATTGCATCATCATCGATGCGGGCAGGACCGCCGTGCTCGCAGATCCGGCGACCCGCGAGTCGCTGTATTGCATCCGCTGCGGCGCGTGCATGAACGTCTGTCCGATCTATCGCCGCGTCGGCGGCTGGTCGTACGGCTGGGTGTATCCAGGACCGATCGGCTCGATCGAGACGCCGCAGATGATCGGCCTCGACAAAGCGGGCGAGCTGCCGTTCGCGTCCAGTCTGTGCGGCGCGTGCCAAGAGGAGTGCCCGGTCAACATCGATCTGCCGCATCAACTCGTGCACATGCGTGCCAAAGCGGTAGATGCCGGGGCCGTCGGATCCGGCACGGAACGCGTGGCGTTCAAATTGTGGGCCGACGCCATGGCGAGCTTGGCGGCATATCAGCGTGCGGCGCGATTCGCACGTTTCGGCGCCGATACGTTCGGGAAGATCGGATGGAAGCCAGGGCTCCTCGGAGCGTGGGCGCGCCACCGCGACGTGCCGCAGCTCGCGCCCGAGACGTTCAAGGAGTGGTGGAGCAAGCGATCATGA